From Clarias gariepinus isolate MV-2021 ecotype Netherlands chromosome 2, CGAR_prim_01v2, whole genome shotgun sequence, one genomic window encodes:
- the ivns1abpa gene encoding influenza virus NS1A-binding protein homolog A, translated as MIPNGYLIFEDETFLDSTVAKMNALRKSGQFCDVRLQVCGHELMAHRAVLACCSPYLFEIFNSDLEPHGVSHVKFEDLNPEAVEILLNYAYTAQLKADKELVTEVYSAAKRLKMERVKQICGDYLLSKMDSQNSISYRNFASSMGDARLLAKVDCYIQEHLLEISEQEDFLKLPRLKLEVVLEDHLCLPSNGKLYSKVISWVQRSLWENGEPLEKLMEEVQTLYYSADHKLLDGGLLEGQAEVFGAEDDRVQFVQKKTPRENVHRQLSNSSSGSLSPGSAKQEWKYIASEKTTNSTYLCLAVLNGVLCVIFLHGRSSPQVSPSATPCLQKSLSFEAPPIEEAPERQLAPMHYARSGLGTAALNNRLIAAGGYNREECLRTVECYDLKTDSWSFIAPMRTPRARFQMAVLMGQLYVMGGSNGHSDELSCGEMYNPNADEWTQVPELRTNRCNAGVCSLNNKLYVVGGSDPCGQKGLKNCDTFDPVTKEWTGCAPLNIRRHQAAVCELDGYMYVIGGAESWNCLNSVERYNPENNTWTLVAPMNVARRGAGVGVYAGKLFVVGGFDGSHALRCVEVYDPARNEWRMLGSMNSARSNAGVAVLANLIFAIGGFDGNNFLNTVEAYNPELDEWSTCAEAFSSAQSA; from the exons ATGATTCCCAACGGATACCTGATCTTCGAGGACGAGACATTCCTTGACTCCACCGTCGCCAAGATGAACGCCCTGAGAAAGAGCGGACAGTTCTGTGACGTCAGACTgcag GTGTGTGGTCATGAGTTGATGGCGCACCGCGCCGTGCTGGCTTGCTGCAGCCCGTACCTGTTCGAGATCTTCAACAGCGACCTGGAGCCTCACGGCGTCTCCCACGTCAAGTTTGAGGATCTGAACCCTGAGGCTGTGGAGATACTGCTCAACTATGCCTACACTGCCCA actgaaAGCGGATAAGGAGTTGGTTACTGAGGTCTACTCTGCAGCCAAACGACTTAAGATGGAAAGAGTGAAGCAG aTTTGTGGAGACTACCTGCTCTCTAAGATGGACTCCCAGAACTCCATTTCCTATCGTAACTTTGCCAGCAGCATGGGTGACGCTCGTCTGCTCGCCAAGGTCGACTGCTACATCCAGGAACACCTTTTGGAGATCTCAGAGCAGGAGGATTTCCTCAAACTGCCTCGTCTTAAA TTGGAGGTGGTGCTGGAGGATCATCTGTGCTTGCCCAGTAACGGGAAGCTGTACTCGAAGGTGATCAGCTGGGTGCAGCGCAGCCTGTGGGAGAACGGGGAGCCGCTGGAGAAACTGATGGAGGAG GTGCAAACGCTGTACTATTCGGCCGATCACAAGCTGCTCGATGGGGGCCTGCTTGAGGGCCAGGCCGAGGTGTTTGGCGCTGAGGATGACCGCGTTCAGTTCGTGCAG aaaaagaCACCGCGAGAGAACGTTCACAGGCAGCTGAGCAACAGCTCGTCCGGCAGCCTCTCGCCTGGCTCGGCTAAACAGGAGTGGAAGTACATCGCCTCCGAGAAGACCACCA ACAGTACGTACCTGTGTCTGGCGGTGCTCAATGGCGTGCTGTGCGTCATCTTCCTGCACGGCCGCAGCAGTCCCCAGGTCTCGCCCTCGGCCACGCCCTGCCTGCAGAAGAGTTTAAGCTTTGAAGCTCCGCCCATCGAAGAAGCTCCGGAGCGACAGCTGGCTCCCATGCACTACGCCCGCTCCGGCCTCGGGACCGCCGCGCTCAACAACCGACTCATCGCTGCAG GTGGTTATAACCGTGAGGAGTGCCTGAGGACTGTGGAATGTTACGACCTGAAGACCGACAGCTGGAGTTTCATCGCGCCCATGAGGACGCCTCGGGCCCGCTTTCAGATGGCTGTGCTTATG GGTCAGCTGTACGTGATGGGTGGCTCCAACGGTCACTCGGATGAGCTGAGCTGCGGCGAGATGTACAACCCGAACGCGGACGAATGGACCCAAGTGCCAGAGCTCCGGACCAACCGCTGCAACGCAG GCGTCTGCTCCCTCAACAACAAGCTCTACGTTGTGGGCGGATCCGACCCCTGTGGGCAGAAAGGTCTGAAGAACTGTGACACTTTTGATCCCGTGACCAAGGAGTGGACCGGCTGTGCCCCTTTAAACATCA ggAGGCACCAGGCAGCCGTCTGTGAGTTGGACGGCTACATGTACGTGATCGGAGGAGCGGAGTCCTGGAACTGTCTAAACAGCGTGGAGCGCTACAACCCTGAGAACAACACCTGGACTCTGGTCGCGCCCATGAACGTGGCTCGGAGGGGTGCCGGCGTGGGCGTCTACGCAG GGAAGCTGTTTGTGGTGGGCGGGTTCGACGGCTCACACGCCCTGCGCTGCGTAGAGGTCTACGACCCGGCCCGCAACGAGTGGAGGATGCTCGGGAGCATGAACTCGGCACGGAGCAACGCCGGAGTGGCCGTACTCGCCAACCTCATCTTCGCCATCGGCGGCTTCGACGGGAACAACTTCCTGAACACGGTGGAGGCGTACAACCCGGAGCTGGATGAGTGGAGCACCTGCGCCGAGGCTTTCAGCAGCGCCCAATCGGCGTGA